Proteins from a single region of Streptomyces glaucescens:
- a CDS encoding PASTA domain-containing protein — MTTVPIPPNTPEVRVPRLVGLMAVDARETARAHGVLLAAPDRPDFSRTVADHVVRQYPPPGAGVPRGAVVTVWFDAGEGGGGSGVREPRRPDVPHGGMRREPAAEEEPRVMSLLGLG; from the coding sequence GTGACAACTGTGCCCATTCCACCCAATACACCCGAGGTACGCGTGCCGCGGCTCGTCGGCCTCATGGCCGTGGACGCACGCGAGACGGCCCGGGCGCACGGAGTGCTGCTCGCCGCGCCCGACCGGCCCGACTTCTCCCGCACGGTGGCCGACCACGTCGTACGGCAGTACCCGCCGCCCGGGGCGGGGGTTCCGCGCGGAGCCGTCGTCACCGTCTGGTTCGACGCCGGCGAGGGCGGCGGAGGCTCGGGCGTGCGCGAGCCGCGCCGGCCCGATGTGCCGCACGGCGGGATGCGCCGGGAGCCGGCCGCCGAGGAGGAACCCCGGGTGATGAGCCTGCTCGGCCTGGGGTGA